One genomic segment of Caballeronia sp. TF1N1 includes these proteins:
- the glgA gene encoding glycogen synthase GlgA, with product MTVCVLHVAAEMFPLLKTGGLADVVGALPPAQSQLGTNARVVLPGFPAVLEGLTGIEPVADLGAAFGAGNVRLERGVLQPHGVIVYVVRADQFYDRPGNPYLDAAHRPYADNDRRFALLGWSAARIAGGADPAWRPQIVHAHDWHAGLAPAYMRAFEREGAPRVATVMTVHNLAYQGVFPASEFGALQLPGDFFAVDGVEFYSHVSFLKAGLYYADRITTVSPTYAREIQTQAHGAGLHGLLQSRTHDITGILNGVDYSIWSPAVDDSIASRYTAAKPSAKSKCKAALQERMGLTRDDDALLFGVVSRLTEQKGLDLLLSAVPDIVQRGGQLVVLGTGDPALETGMKNAALAHPGAVAVELGFDETLSHSIIAGSDVVMVPSRFEPCGLTQLYALSYGAPPLVHRVGGLADTVVDCSLENLADELATGFTFDVFDRAGIVGAIRRAFALKARRTEWKTVVKRAMTQNFGWETAALRYAEVYQGVLGA from the coding sequence ATGACCGTGTGCGTGCTGCATGTCGCAGCAGAAATGTTTCCGCTGTTGAAAACCGGCGGCCTCGCCGACGTAGTCGGGGCGCTGCCGCCGGCGCAATCGCAACTGGGCACGAACGCGCGCGTGGTGCTGCCGGGCTTTCCCGCCGTGCTCGAAGGTCTCACCGGCATCGAGCCCGTCGCGGATCTGGGCGCTGCGTTCGGTGCCGGCAATGTGCGGCTCGAACGCGGTGTGTTGCAGCCGCATGGCGTGATCGTCTACGTCGTGCGGGCCGACCAGTTTTACGACCGTCCGGGCAATCCTTATCTCGATGCCGCGCATCGCCCGTATGCGGACAACGACCGGCGCTTCGCGTTGCTCGGCTGGAGCGCGGCACGTATCGCTGGCGGCGCCGATCCCGCTTGGCGGCCGCAGATCGTGCACGCGCACGACTGGCATGCGGGCCTCGCGCCCGCCTACATGCGCGCGTTCGAGCGTGAAGGCGCGCCGCGCGTCGCCACGGTGATGACGGTGCACAACCTTGCGTATCAGGGCGTGTTTCCCGCGTCCGAGTTCGGCGCGCTGCAATTGCCTGGCGACTTTTTCGCGGTCGATGGCGTCGAGTTTTACAGCCATGTCTCGTTTCTGAAGGCCGGGCTTTACTACGCGGACCGCATTACCACGGTGAGTCCGACTTACGCCCGCGAGATCCAGACGCAAGCCCACGGCGCGGGTCTGCATGGCCTGTTGCAGTCGCGTACTCACGACATCACCGGGATTCTGAACGGCGTCGATTATTCGATCTGGAGCCCTGCCGTCGATGACTCCATCGCGTCGCGCTACACGGCCGCGAAGCCATCGGCGAAAAGCAAATGCAAAGCCGCCTTGCAGGAGCGCATGGGCCTCACGCGCGATGACGACGCCCTGCTCTTCGGCGTCGTCAGCCGCCTGACCGAGCAGAAGGGTCTCGACCTGCTGCTTTCCGCCGTGCCGGATATCGTGCAGCGCGGCGGCCAGCTCGTCGTGCTCGGCACGGGCGACCCGGCGCTCGAAACCGGCATGAAGAACGCGGCGCTCGCGCATCCGGGCGCGGTGGCCGTCGAACTGGGTTTCGACGAAACGCTCTCGCATTCGATCATCGCGGGCAGCGATGTCGTCATGGTGCCGTCGCGCTTCGAGCCTTGCGGACTCACGCAGCTTTATGCGCTGTCGTATGGCGCGCCGCCGCTCGTGCATCGCGTGGGCGGGCTTGCGGATACGGTCGTCGATTGCTCGCTGGAAAATCTCGCGGATGAACTCGCGACCGGCTTTACCTTCGATGTCTTCGACCGCGCGGGAATCGTCGGCGCAATCCGGCGCGCGTTCGCGTTGAAAGCGCGTCGCACGGAGTGGAAGACCGTCGTCAAACGCGCAATGACGCAGAACTTCGGCTGGGAGACGGCGGCATTGCGCTACGCGGAGGTCTATCAGGGCGTGCTCGGCGCGTGA
- a CDS encoding SDR family oxidoreductase — protein MQRSLEGQIALVTGASSGIGAGVAQSLADAGAKVAINYHSHAEPAEKLAAEITANGGDAFAVAADVSDEHETDAMFDAVVKRYGTVDIVVANSGLQKDARFTELTLDDWRRVIDTNLTGQFLTAQRAVREFQRRGPRPVSKALGKIICMSSVHEIIPWAGHVNYASSKGGIQMMMKSLAQEVAPLRIRVNSIAPGAIRTPINKDAWDTQEALDRLLTLVPYGRVGEVEDIGRAAVWLASDDSDYVIGTTLFVDGGMTLYPGFADNG, from the coding sequence ATGCAACGATCCCTCGAAGGCCAGATCGCGCTCGTCACGGGCGCGAGTTCCGGCATCGGCGCGGGTGTCGCGCAGTCGCTCGCCGATGCCGGCGCGAAAGTCGCCATCAACTATCACTCGCACGCGGAACCCGCCGAAAAGCTCGCCGCCGAGATTACGGCGAATGGCGGCGATGCCTTCGCCGTCGCCGCCGACGTCTCCGACGAACACGAGACCGACGCCATGTTCGATGCCGTCGTCAAGCGCTATGGCACGGTGGATATCGTGGTGGCGAACTCCGGCCTGCAAAAGGACGCGAGGTTCACCGAACTCACGCTCGACGACTGGCGCCGGGTTATCGACACGAACCTGACCGGGCAATTTCTCACCGCGCAGCGCGCGGTACGCGAGTTTCAGCGGCGCGGGCCGCGGCCGGTGTCGAAGGCGCTCGGCAAGATCATTTGCATGAGTTCGGTTCACGAGATCATTCCGTGGGCAGGGCACGTGAACTACGCATCGTCGAAAGGCGGCATTCAGATGATGATGAAGTCGCTCGCGCAGGAAGTCGCGCCGCTGCGCATCCGCGTCAATTCCATCGCGCCCGGGGCCATCCGCACGCCGATCAACAAGGACGCGTGGGACACGCAGGAAGCGCTCGACCGGCTGCTCACGCTCGTGCCTTATGGGCGCGTCGGCGAAGTGGAAGATATCGGGCGCGCGGCGGTCTGGCTCGCCTCCGACGACAGCGATTACGTCATCGGCACGACGCTCTTCGTCGACGGCGGCATGACGCTTTACCCCGGTTTCGCTGACAACGGATGA
- the glgC gene encoding glucose-1-phosphate adenylyltransferase, protein METSSKNRTDLQKSTLAIVLAGGRGTRLGPLTDRRVKPAVHFGGKYRIVDFALSNCLNSGIRRIAVVTQYKAHSLLRHLQRGWGFLRGEFNEFIDIWPAQQRVDSSWYRGTADAVFQNLDIIRSIAPEFIIVLAGDHIYKMDYTRMVLDHVESGADCTVGCIEVPRMDATAFGVMHVDENRRVTDFLEKPADPPAMPGKPDVALASMGIYVFSAKYLYHLLEENIAASNTDHDFGKDIIPRVVTSGTAIAHPFSMSCVTSSADPEAPAYWRDVGTVDAYWAANLDLASTIPELDLYDRKWPIWTNQEQLPPGKFVRDLNGQQGAITNLLVCGGCVISGSQVSKSVFSSAVRVHSFCNINEAVLLPQVTIGPSCRLQRVVIDRGCTVPEGLVIGEDPDDDAARFFRTESGVTLVTREALQRLADR, encoded by the coding sequence ATGGAGACGTCGTCAAAGAATCGCACCGATTTGCAAAAGTCGACCCTGGCAATCGTCCTCGCCGGAGGGCGCGGCACTCGTCTCGGACCGCTTACCGACAGGCGCGTCAAACCTGCCGTGCATTTCGGCGGCAAGTACCGCATCGTCGATTTCGCTTTATCGAACTGCCTTAACTCGGGCATCCGCCGTATCGCCGTCGTCACGCAATACAAGGCTCACTCGCTGTTGCGCCATCTTCAGCGCGGCTGGGGTTTCCTTCGCGGCGAGTTCAACGAGTTTATCGATATCTGGCCGGCGCAGCAGCGCGTCGATTCAAGCTGGTATCGCGGCACGGCCGACGCCGTGTTCCAGAACCTCGACATCATCCGGTCGATTGCGCCGGAGTTCATCATCGTGCTGGCGGGCGATCACATCTACAAGATGGATTACACGCGCATGGTGCTCGACCACGTGGAGAGCGGCGCGGATTGCACGGTCGGCTGCATCGAAGTGCCGCGCATGGACGCGACCGCCTTCGGCGTGATGCATGTCGATGAAAATCGCCGCGTGACGGACTTCCTGGAGAAGCCCGCCGATCCGCCCGCCATGCCCGGCAAGCCCGACGTGGCGCTCGCGAGCATGGGCATCTACGTGTTCAGCGCGAAGTATCTCTACCACCTGCTCGAAGAGAACATCGCCGCGTCGAACACGGATCACGACTTCGGCAAGGACATCATTCCGCGCGTGGTGACGAGCGGCACGGCCATCGCGCATCCGTTCAGCATGTCGTGCGTGACCTCCAGCGCCGATCCCGAAGCGCCCGCTTACTGGCGCGATGTCGGCACCGTGGATGCCTACTGGGCCGCCAACCTCGACCTTGCATCGACCATCCCCGAGCTAGATTTGTACGACCGCAAATGGCCGATCTGGACCAATCAGGAACAGTTGCCACCAGGCAAGTTCGTACGCGATCTCAACGGCCAGCAAGGCGCGATCACCAATCTGCTCGTCTGCGGCGGCTGCGTGATCTCGGGTTCGCAAGTTTCGAAGTCGGTGTTCTCGTCGGCGGTGCGGGTGCACTCGTTCTGTAACATCAATGAGGCAGTCTTGTTGCCTCAGGTGACGATAGGACCGAGTTGCCGATTGCAGCGCGTGGTGATCGATCGCGGTTGCACGGTACCGGAAGGTCTCGTGATTGGCGAAGATCCGGACGACGATGCCGCGCGCTTTTTCCGCACGGAGTCCGGCGTCACGCTCGTCACGCGCGAAGCGTTGCAGCGGCTCGCGGATCGTTGA
- a CDS encoding dihydrolipoyl dehydrogenase, with the protein MKTITVDVAVIGAGTAGLAAFRAASEAGAKAVVIESGELGTTCARIGCMPSKLLLAAANGLHDAHALAPRGIEGTHALDANFAHVLDYVRHERDHFVNSVIEETKSFPDGSILRGHARFDGPTTLVVSDETRIEAKSIVIATGAAPVIPDELKVFEDKLITSDDLFELHTFPKRMAIFGAGPIALELGQALSRLGVEIFVFAKGGGVGAISDTPVRDALAAALADEFYLDADAKIDEMSLMDGQPTLRFKTPQGDERIERFDLVLAATGRAPNLKPLDLGKTGIELNDKGVPLFDENTMQCGKSAIFIAGDCDGTRPWLQDAADEGKLAGDNAARFPDVKPVKRKVPFSIVFCEPQVAIVGAAYDDLDKQMTVTGEVSFETQGRSRVMRQNRGLLHIYADAKTGKLRGAQGCGPAMEHLGHLLAWALQLDLTLDETLKLPFYHPVVEEGLRTALKDANRKCYEERSETPPGLPSAAGY; encoded by the coding sequence ATGAAGACAATCACAGTAGACGTCGCCGTGATCGGGGCGGGCACGGCCGGTCTCGCCGCGTTTCGCGCGGCAAGCGAGGCTGGCGCGAAGGCCGTCGTGATCGAAAGCGGCGAACTGGGAACGACGTGCGCGCGCATCGGCTGCATGCCGTCGAAGCTCTTGCTCGCCGCCGCGAATGGCCTGCACGACGCGCACGCGCTGGCTCCGCGCGGTATCGAAGGCACGCATGCGCTCGATGCCAATTTCGCGCACGTGCTCGACTATGTGCGGCACGAGCGCGATCACTTCGTGAATAGCGTGATCGAGGAAACGAAGTCGTTTCCCGACGGGTCGATCCTGCGCGGCCACGCCCGCTTCGACGGGCCGACGACGCTGGTCGTCAGCGACGAGACGCGCATCGAGGCGAAAAGTATCGTGATCGCGACGGGCGCAGCGCCCGTGATTCCCGACGAGTTGAAGGTTTTTGAGGACAAACTCATCACGAGCGACGATCTGTTCGAACTGCACACGTTCCCAAAGCGCATGGCCATCTTCGGCGCGGGACCGATCGCGCTGGAACTCGGACAGGCGCTGTCGCGGCTGGGCGTCGAAATATTCGTGTTCGCGAAAGGCGGCGGCGTCGGCGCGATCAGCGACACGCCCGTGCGCGATGCGCTCGCCGCCGCGCTCGCCGACGAGTTCTATCTCGATGCGGATGCGAAGATCGACGAAATGTCGCTCATGGACGGGCAACCGACGCTGCGCTTCAAGACGCCCCAAGGCGACGAGCGCATCGAGCGCTTCGATCTCGTGCTCGCCGCGACCGGACGCGCGCCGAATCTAAAGCCGCTCGACCTCGGCAAAACGGGCATCGAGCTGAACGACAAGGGCGTCCCGCTCTTCGACGAAAACACCATGCAATGCGGCAAGAGCGCGATTTTCATTGCAGGCGATTGCGACGGCACCCGTCCCTGGCTACAGGATGCCGCCGACGAAGGCAAGCTCGCAGGCGACAATGCGGCGCGCTTCCCGGACGTGAAGCCGGTCAAGCGCAAGGTGCCCTTTTCCATCGTGTTCTGCGAGCCGCAGGTGGCGATCGTCGGCGCAGCCTACGACGATCTCGACAAGCAGATGACGGTGACGGGCGAAGTATCGTTCGAGACGCAAGGACGCAGTCGTGTGATGCGGCAGAATCGCGGCCTTCTCCATATCTACGCCGATGCCAAAACCGGCAAGCTGCGCGGCGCGCAAGGCTGCGGCCCGGCGATGGAACATCTCGGGCATTTACTCGCCTGGGCATTGCAACTCGACTTGACGCTGGACGAAACGCTGAAGCTGCCTTTCTATCACCCGGTTGTCGAAGAAGGATTGCGCACCGCGTTAAAAGATGCGAATAGAAAGTGCTATGAAGAACGCTCGGAGACGCCACCGGGATTGCCCAGCGCCGCAGGTTATTGA